In Stanieria sp. NIES-3757, the DNA window ATTTTTAAAACATTTTGTAGAAGAGCGATAACTTGAGATTCATTAAAAGTATGTTCTTGAACTTCTCGTTCTAAATTTTGACCTTCAATCAACTCTTCAACAAAATAAAATTGTTTTTCTTGTTCAAAATAATCGAATAATTGAGGAATTTGAGGGTGTTTCCCTAATCTTTTTAATGTAATAGCTTCTGTAATAAATAATTTCTCCAAATTATGCCATAATTGGGGTTCTGATTTTAAGGCAAGGCTACTAATTTGAGGTTGTAGTTGTTTAACAACACATTGCTGATGATCGGATTTAGTTCTATCTTCAGCTAAATAAGTAATACTTGCATTACTTTTACCTAATTCTCTGACAATAAAATAACGCCCTCGTAAGATTTTGCCAACAATGGACTTCATAAAAAACTCTCAAATAATTAATAAAATATAGTAAATTACTTTAGCAAAAGAAAAATATTATTTATTTAATTTTAAAGATAGTCAACTAACCTAAAAACTTTAGTCATAAACAATAAGATGATCGAGTTGAAGACCGTCATAAAAAATTATCAAACGATCTTCAACACTATGCTAAAATAAATTAAACTTAACTGTTATAATTTTGCGATCGCACAAAGACCAATCTTCCACGCTACTAAGGAAAGATTGATGATTAATTAACAGCAATTAAGCGGTCTAATTTAGCTAAAACTTCTTGACTATGAATACTAGGTCGAACCCCTAAAAAAATCTCTCGCAAAATTCCTTGGGGATCGATTAAATAAGTATGACGCAAAGACATTGAACCAAGCCAAGAACCATAAGCTTTACTAACACTACCATCAGTATCTGCTAGCAAAGGAAATTTTAATCCTTCAGAATCACAAAATTCAGTATGAGAAGCAACGTCATCAGTACTAATACCAATAATTTGACTATTTCTTGCTTGATACTTAGCTATATCTTGTTGAAAACGACGAGCTTCTAAAGTACAACCAGGAGTAAAATCTTGGGGATAAAAATATAAAACTACCCACTTACCTTGATAGTCAGAAAGGGAAATTTTACCATCACCTGTATTAGTTGGAAGAGTAAATTCTGGTGCTGGTTGATTTAAAGCAGGTTGTTGTCCTCCTAGTGCTTCAGCCGAAGCTAAAAAATTAAAACAAATGAAAACAATTACACAACTTGCTAATAAAATCTGTTTCCAAAAGTTAAGATGCATAATGACACAAAATATGTTTTACTTAACATAAGTTAACAAGTTTTAGGGTAAGAAATTACGAAAAATTATTTTGGTAATCAATCGCTAAAGTAACATCGTAATTTGCAATATTTTGTTAAGATCGTTGCTCGCAGGCAGCTAAATAATATATATGAATATGAGTTTGAATACAGATACAATAGCCCCCCACGGTGGTCATCTAATCAATCGTATTGCCACAGCAGGAGAAAAAGAAGAATTTTTAGCTCAAGCTAATTCTTTACCCAGAGTACAATTAGACGAGCGAGCTACCTCCGATTTAGTCATGATTGCCATCGGTGGTTTTAGCCCCCTTAAAGGTTTCATGACGCAAACAGACTATGAAAGTGTAGTTGATGATATGCGTCTGGCTAATGGACTACCTTGGTCAGT includes these proteins:
- a CDS encoding alkyl hydroperoxide reductase/ Thiol specific antioxidant/ Mal allergen — protein: MHLNFWKQILLASCVIVFICFNFLASAEALGGQQPALNQPAPEFTLPTNTGDGKISLSDYQGKWVVLYFYPQDFTPGCTLEARRFQQDIAKYQARNSQIIGISTDDVASHTEFCDSEGLKFPLLADTDGSVSKAYGSWLGSMSLRHTYLIDPQGILREIFLGVRPSIHSQEVLAKLDRLIAVN